One part of the Lapillicoccus jejuensis genome encodes these proteins:
- a CDS encoding CoA-acylating methylmalonate-semialdehyde dehydrogenase: MTDPTRITHLVGGKPWTGEAERTGQVFNPATGEQTGVVDFASADLVGEVVETARQAGLAWGTTSLAKRSAVLFAFRQLLDERKEDIAALITAEHGKVLSDAVGEVTRGLEVAEFACGIPHLLKGGFSENASTGVDVYSLRQPLGVVAVISPFNFPAMVPLWFVPVAVACGNSVVLKPSEKDPSAAVAVAQLWLEAGLPEGVVNVVHGDKEAVDALLTHPDVASVSFVGSTPIARYVYETGTAHGKRVQALGGAKNHMLVLPDADLDLAADAAVNAGFGSAGERCMAISALVAVEPVADALVTKIAERMTTLRTGDGTKGTDMGPLVTSQHRDKVAGYVDAGVAEGARLVVDGRDGEFDGGSGGYWLGPTLFDQVTPQMSIYTDEIFGPVLSVVRVGSYDEGLDLINANQYGNGVAIFTNDGGAARRFQHEVQVGMIGVNVPIPVPVSYYSFGGWKNSLFGDSHAYGPDGIHFFTRGKVVTSRWLDPSHGGLDLGFPQNR; this comes from the coding sequence ATGACCGACCCCACCCGCATCACCCACCTCGTCGGCGGCAAGCCGTGGACCGGGGAGGCCGAGCGGACCGGCCAGGTCTTCAACCCCGCGACCGGTGAGCAGACCGGGGTCGTCGACTTCGCGTCGGCGGACCTGGTCGGCGAGGTCGTCGAGACGGCCCGTCAGGCCGGGCTGGCCTGGGGCACCACGTCGCTGGCCAAGCGCAGCGCCGTCCTCTTCGCCTTCCGGCAGCTGCTCGACGAGCGCAAGGAGGACATCGCGGCGCTCATCACCGCCGAGCACGGCAAGGTCCTCAGCGACGCCGTCGGCGAGGTGACCCGCGGCCTCGAGGTCGCCGAGTTCGCCTGCGGCATCCCGCACCTGCTCAAGGGCGGCTTCAGCGAGAACGCGTCGACCGGGGTCGACGTCTACTCGCTGCGCCAGCCGCTCGGCGTCGTCGCCGTCATCTCGCCGTTCAACTTCCCGGCCATGGTGCCGCTGTGGTTCGTCCCGGTCGCGGTCGCGTGCGGCAACTCGGTCGTCCTCAAGCCGTCCGAGAAGGACCCGTCGGCGGCCGTGGCCGTCGCGCAGCTGTGGCTCGAGGCCGGGCTGCCGGAGGGCGTCGTCAACGTCGTCCACGGCGACAAGGAGGCGGTCGACGCGCTGCTCACCCACCCGGACGTCGCCTCGGTCTCCTTCGTCGGCTCGACCCCGATCGCCCGTTACGTCTACGAGACGGGTACGGCGCACGGCAAGCGCGTCCAGGCCCTCGGCGGCGCGAAGAACCACATGCTCGTCCTGCCCGACGCCGACCTCGACCTCGCCGCCGACGCCGCCGTCAACGCCGGCTTCGGCTCCGCGGGCGAACGGTGCATGGCCATCTCGGCCCTCGTCGCCGTCGAGCCCGTCGCTGACGCCCTCGTCACGAAGATCGCCGAGCGGATGACCACCCTGCGCACCGGCGACGGCACCAAGGGCACCGACATGGGGCCCCTGGTGACGAGCCAGCACCGGGACAAGGTCGCCGGGTACGTCGACGCGGGCGTCGCCGAGGGCGCTCGGCTGGTCGTCGACGGCCGCGACGGCGAGTTCGACGGCGGCTCCGGCGGCTACTGGCTCGGGCCGACGCTCTTCGACCAGGTCACGCCGCAGATGTCGATCTACACCGACGAGATCTTCGGCCCGGTCCTCTCGGTCGTGCGCGTCGGCTCCTACGACGAGGGCCTCGACCTCATCAACGCCAACCAGTACGGCAACGGCGTCGCGATCTTCACCAACGACGGCGGCGCCGCCCGGCGCTTCCAGCACGAGGTGCAGGTCGGGATGATCGGCGTCAACGTGCCGATCCCCGTCCCGGTCAGCTACTACTCCTTCGGCGGGTGGAAGAACAGCCTCTTCGGCGACAGCCACGCCTACGGACCCGACGGCATCCACTTCTTCACCCGCGGCAAGGTCGTGACCTCGCGCTGGCTCGACCCGAGCCACGGCGGGCTCGACCTCGGGTTCCCGCAGAACCGCTGA
- a CDS encoding ABC transporter ATP-binding protein, which produces MTAAGDLAVATTGLTKRFGAQTAVDGIDLVVPHGAVYGFLGPNGSGKTTTIRMLLGLVSPSAGSRTLLGYDVARDPVPALTRVGCLVEGPAFHPYLSGRANLVRLDAADLTSDRRTTRARVDAAMDRVGLLAAATKRYRNYSLGMRQRLAIAGALLQPRDLLVLDEPTNGLDPQGTREVRHLVGSLAQEGTTVLVSSHLLSEVEQISTHLGVMSVGRLVAQGTAAQVRGTVAPVVRVTTATPDAARDVLVRLGLSGVEVRGDEVVAQPGDVVPERVVEALVHAGVGVRAFAVTAPSLEDLFVQLTGEGFDVSG; this is translated from the coding sequence ATGACCGCCGCCGGCGACCTCGCCGTCGCCACCACCGGCCTGACCAAGCGCTTCGGCGCCCAGACCGCCGTCGACGGGATCGACCTCGTCGTCCCGCACGGGGCGGTCTACGGGTTCCTCGGGCCCAACGGCTCGGGCAAGACGACGACCATCCGCATGCTGCTGGGGCTCGTGTCGCCGAGCGCCGGCTCGCGCACGCTGCTCGGGTACGACGTCGCGCGCGACCCGGTCCCGGCCCTCACCCGGGTCGGCTGCCTCGTCGAGGGACCCGCGTTCCACCCGTACCTGTCGGGTCGGGCCAACCTCGTGCGGCTCGACGCGGCCGACCTCACGAGCGACCGGCGCACGACCCGGGCGAGGGTGGACGCGGCGATGGACCGGGTCGGGCTGCTGGCGGCCGCGACCAAGCGGTACCGCAACTACTCGCTGGGGATGCGCCAGCGCCTCGCCATCGCCGGGGCACTGCTCCAGCCGCGCGACCTGCTCGTCCTCGACGAGCCGACCAACGGGCTGGACCCGCAGGGGACCCGCGAGGTGCGCCACCTCGTCGGGTCGCTGGCCCAGGAGGGGACGACGGTGCTCGTCTCCAGCCACCTGCTCTCGGAGGTGGAGCAGATCAGCACCCACCTCGGCGTCATGAGCGTCGGCCGGCTCGTCGCCCAGGGCACGGCCGCGCAGGTGCGCGGGACGGTCGCCCCAGTCGTGCGGGTGACGACCGCGACGCCCGACGCGGCCCGTGACGTCCTGGTCCGGCTGGGCCTGTCCGGGGTCGAGGTGCGCGGCGACGAGGTCGTCGCGCAGCCGGGTGACGTCGTCCCCGAGCGCGTCGTCGAGGCACTCGTCCACGCGGGGGTCGGCGTCCGGGCCTTCGCCGTGACGGCGCCCAGCCTGGAGGACCTGTTCGTCCAGCTGACGGGGGAGGGCTTCGATGTCAGTGGCTGA
- the iolB gene encoding 5-deoxy-glucuronate isomerase gives MSRWTFPLGTLRHDGWDVVVDDALDGWQHTGLLVVDLTAGDERRFTTATREAVVLPLSGGATVTVTGPYGDLMADLAPRASVFAGAPDVVYAPRGSDVVVSATAGPTRVALCLAVVPGEAPDDVPPPRHLPAADVPVELRGAGQASREVRNFGVPGVLGAERIIACEVVTPEGNWSSYPPHKHDEERPDEETALEEIYYHEVRVTPGSPAPGPNGEGADPHGYLRVYGSGADREIDELTPVRTGDVVLVPHGWHGPAMAVPGYDLYYLNVMAGPGPERAWLICDDPAHGWVRSTWADQPVDPRLPLGGPR, from the coding sequence GTGAGCCGCTGGACCTTCCCGCTCGGCACCCTGCGCCACGACGGCTGGGACGTCGTCGTCGACGACGCCCTCGACGGGTGGCAGCACACCGGGCTCCTCGTCGTCGACCTCACCGCCGGTGACGAGCGCCGGTTCACCACTGCGACGCGCGAGGCCGTCGTCCTCCCCCTCTCCGGCGGCGCCACGGTCACCGTCACGGGCCCGTACGGCGACCTCATGGCCGACCTCGCGCCCCGGGCCTCGGTCTTCGCCGGAGCACCCGACGTCGTCTACGCACCCCGCGGCAGCGACGTCGTCGTCAGCGCGACGGCGGGCCCGACGCGGGTGGCGCTCTGCCTGGCTGTCGTCCCCGGCGAGGCGCCCGACGACGTCCCGCCACCGCGACACCTCCCCGCCGCCGACGTCCCGGTCGAGCTGCGCGGTGCTGGGCAGGCCTCCCGCGAGGTCCGTAACTTCGGCGTGCCGGGCGTCCTCGGCGCCGAGCGGATCATCGCCTGCGAGGTCGTCACACCCGAGGGCAACTGGAGCTCGTACCCGCCGCACAAGCACGACGAGGAACGGCCCGACGAGGAGACCGCGCTCGAGGAGATCTACTACCACGAGGTGCGGGTGACCCCCGGGTCGCCGGCGCCCGGCCCCAACGGCGAGGGTGCCGACCCACACGGGTACCTGAGGGTCTACGGCAGCGGCGCAGACCGCGAGATCGACGAGCTGACGCCGGTGCGCACCGGCGACGTCGTGCTCGTCCCGCACGGCTGGCACGGTCCGGCGATGGCCGTCCCCGGCTACGACCTGTACTACCTCAACGTCATGGCCGGCCCCGGTCCGGAGCGCGCCTGGCTGATCTGCGACGACCCCGCCCACGGCTGGGTACGGAGCACCTGGGCCGACCAGCCGGTCGACCCCCGCCTGCCGCTGGGAGGACCCCGATGA
- a CDS encoding GntR family transcriptional regulator encodes MVAQLVEVRIDRSSPVPLYHQLAEQLSASVVDGRLQPGDAFENELDLCRRLGLSRPTVRRAIQEMVDQGLLVRRRGVGTTVANRKVHRGFELTSLYDDLRRDGRAPRTTVLDLEVGRDPRAASALDLPDDADLLCVVRLRLVDDAPLALMRNWLPPAYADVTREELEETGLYDVLRQRGARPVVARQSIGARMPSAVERRHLRIRGSQPVLTMARMAFDVGGNAVEFGDHVYRAEDYSLEVVVDER; translated from the coding sequence ATGGTCGCCCAGCTCGTCGAGGTCCGGATCGACCGCTCGTCGCCGGTGCCGCTCTACCACCAGCTCGCCGAGCAGCTGAGCGCCTCGGTCGTCGACGGGCGCCTGCAGCCGGGTGACGCCTTCGAGAACGAGCTCGACCTGTGCCGGCGGCTCGGGCTCTCGCGACCGACCGTGCGTCGCGCGATCCAGGAGATGGTCGACCAGGGCCTGCTCGTGCGCCGCCGCGGGGTCGGCACGACGGTCGCCAACCGCAAGGTCCACCGCGGCTTCGAGCTCACGAGCCTGTACGACGACCTGCGCCGCGACGGCCGCGCGCCGCGCACCACCGTCCTCGACCTCGAGGTCGGCCGCGACCCGCGCGCCGCCTCCGCGCTGGACCTGCCGGACGACGCGGACCTGCTGTGCGTCGTGCGGCTGCGGCTCGTCGACGACGCCCCGCTCGCGCTCATGCGCAACTGGCTCCCGCCGGCCTACGCCGACGTCACCCGCGAGGAGCTCGAGGAGACCGGCCTGTACGACGTCCTGCGCCAGCGCGGCGCCCGCCCCGTCGTGGCGCGGCAGAGCATCGGCGCGCGGATGCCGTCCGCCGTCGAGCGTCGTCACCTGCGCATCCGCGGCAGCCAGCCGGTGCTGACGATGGCGCGGATGGCCTTCGACGTCGGCGGCAACGCGGTCGAGTTCGGCGACCACGTCTACCGCGCCGAGGACTACTCGCTCGAGGTCGTCGTCGACGAGCGCTGA
- a CDS encoding YihY/virulence factor BrkB family protein — translation MTTDRRTVTAPDENDAPTSADAPESPARLTKPSWRYVLRRTVREFSKDQCIDLAAALTYYGVLALFPALIALLSLVGLVGQGPSTVQTLLGILRGVGGGSVATTLEPVLTSLSQSPGAGLAFVTGLLAALWSASGYVGSFGRAMNRVYEVREGRPFWKLRPVMLLLTLVLVVLAALVAVALAVTGPAADAVGGALGLGSTAVTVWDLVKWPVVLVVVVVVVALLYYVTPNVEQPRFRWISLGAGVAIVAWVVVSVLFGFYVAHFSSYDKTYGSLAGVVVFLLWIWLTNLALLFGAELDAELERGRELQAGVAAEESIQLPPRDDRNIEKARATEREQVARGRLLRHGRGEPDVLERDRGEGRP, via the coding sequence GTGACCACCGACCGCCGTACCGTCACCGCCCCCGACGAGAACGACGCCCCCACGTCCGCGGACGCGCCGGAGTCGCCGGCCCGGCTCACGAAGCCGTCGTGGCGCTACGTGCTGCGCCGCACGGTGCGCGAGTTCTCCAAGGACCAGTGCATCGACCTCGCCGCCGCCCTCACCTACTACGGCGTCCTCGCCCTCTTCCCCGCCCTCATCGCGCTCCTGTCGCTGGTCGGGCTCGTCGGCCAGGGGCCCTCGACCGTGCAGACGCTGCTGGGGATCCTGCGCGGCGTCGGCGGCGGCTCCGTCGCCACCACGCTCGAGCCGGTGCTCACCTCGCTCAGCCAGTCCCCAGGGGCCGGCCTCGCCTTCGTCACCGGCCTGCTCGCCGCGCTGTGGTCCGCCTCCGGGTACGTCGGCTCGTTCGGGCGGGCGATGAACCGGGTCTACGAGGTGCGCGAGGGCCGACCCTTCTGGAAGCTGCGGCCCGTCATGCTCCTGCTCACGCTCGTGCTCGTCGTGCTGGCCGCCCTCGTCGCGGTGGCCCTCGCCGTGACCGGGCCGGCGGCCGACGCCGTCGGCGGGGCGCTCGGGCTGGGGTCCACCGCCGTGACCGTGTGGGACCTCGTCAAGTGGCCCGTCGTCCTCGTGGTCGTCGTCGTGGTGGTGGCGCTGCTCTACTACGTCACCCCCAACGTCGAGCAGCCGCGCTTCCGCTGGATCAGCCTCGGGGCCGGCGTGGCCATCGTCGCGTGGGTCGTCGTCTCCGTGCTGTTCGGCTTCTACGTGGCCCACTTCTCCAGCTACGACAAGACCTACGGATCGCTGGCCGGCGTCGTCGTCTTCCTGCTGTGGATCTGGCTGACCAACCTGGCCCTGCTCTTCGGCGCCGAGCTCGACGCCGAGCTCGAGCGCGGTCGCGAGCTCCAGGCCGGGGTCGCGGCCGAGGAGAGCATCCAGCTGCCGCCGCGCGACGACCGCAACATCGAGAAGGCCCGGGCGACCGAGCGGGAGCAGGTCGCCCGAGGGCGGCTGCTGCGGCACGGCCGCGGCGAGCCGGACGTCCTCGAGCGCGACCGGGGTGAGGGTCGACCCTGA
- a CDS encoding SMI1/KNR4 family protein, whose translation MATPSRVGALVQGAVRAPDETVRGATPAELVALEARLGRPLPAELAAFLSVCNGARIGPGGFFGQRPDAPSCDLPTVAALWPGWAQQMWLPVAGDGCGNYYLLTTEGDVGFVDTMEDPASLRDPRFPDLFTCVEWLLANDQADGAP comes from the coding sequence ATGGCAACTCCGTCGCGCGTGGGCGCGCTCGTGCAGGGCGCGGTCCGAGCTCCTGACGAGACGGTCCGCGGTGCCACGCCCGCCGAGCTGGTGGCGCTCGAGGCGCGCCTGGGGCGACCTCTGCCCGCTGAGCTCGCGGCGTTCCTCAGCGTCTGCAACGGGGCCCGCATCGGTCCCGGGGGGTTCTTCGGTCAGCGTCCCGACGCCCCCTCCTGCGACCTGCCGACCGTGGCGGCGCTGTGGCCCGGGTGGGCACAGCAGATGTGGTTGCCCGTGGCGGGCGACGGGTGCGGCAACTACTACCTGCTGACGACCGAGGGCGACGTCGGCTTCGTCGACACGATGGAGGATCCCGCGTCCCTGCGCGACCCGCGGTTCCCCGACCTGTTCACCTGTGTCGAGTGGCTGCTCGCGAACGACCAGGCGGACGGCGCTCCATAG
- a CDS encoding Cgl0159 family (beta/alpha)8-fold protein — protein MTAGTTTVPVAVDDLTEVRVREPHRIATGWAARRRRPLVGDDGRLLLVAADHPARGALGVRADPLAMADRRELLTRLVTALGRPGVDGVLGTPDVLDDLLLLGALEDKVAVGSMNRGGLQGASFELDDRFTAYDAPRIAALGLEGGKMLTRICLDDIGTAATLQASADAVTALADAGLMAMVEPFLSVRRDGRVGNLLDAESVLRSAAIAAGLGASSAHTWLKLPVVDGLEQVMAGTTLPTLLLGGDPVGDPADTYAAWGRGLALPAVRGLVVGRALLYPPDGDVAAAVDVAAGLVHGGDS, from the coding sequence ATGACCGCCGGCACGACGACCGTCCCGGTCGCGGTGGACGACCTCACCGAGGTGCGGGTCCGCGAGCCGCACCGGATCGCCACCGGCTGGGCCGCACGTCGTCGCCGCCCGCTCGTCGGCGACGACGGCCGGCTGCTGCTCGTCGCCGCCGACCACCCGGCCCGCGGGGCCCTCGGAGTCCGCGCCGACCCCCTGGCCATGGCCGACCGGCGCGAGCTGCTCACCCGCCTCGTCACCGCCCTGGGGCGCCCGGGCGTCGACGGGGTCCTCGGCACGCCCGACGTCCTCGACGACCTGCTCCTGCTCGGGGCGCTCGAGGACAAGGTCGCCGTCGGCTCGATGAACCGCGGCGGTCTGCAGGGCGCGAGCTTCGAGCTCGACGACCGCTTCACCGCGTACGACGCCCCGCGGATCGCCGCGCTCGGCCTCGAGGGCGGCAAGATGCTCACCCGCATCTGCCTCGACGACATCGGGACGGCCGCGACGCTGCAGGCCAGCGCCGACGCGGTGACGGCCCTCGCCGACGCCGGGCTAATGGCCATGGTCGAGCCGTTCCTCTCGGTCCGCCGTGACGGACGGGTCGGCAACCTGCTCGACGCCGAGTCGGTGCTGCGGTCGGCCGCGATCGCCGCCGGGCTCGGGGCGTCCAGCGCGCACACCTGGCTCAAGCTGCCCGTCGTCGACGGGCTCGAGCAGGTCATGGCCGGGACGACGCTGCCGACGCTGCTGCTCGGGGGTGACCCGGTCGGCGATCCCGCCGACACCTACGCCGCGTGGGGCCGGGGCCTCGCCCTCCCCGCGGTCCGCGGGCTCGTCGTCGGCCGCGCCCTGCTGTACCCCCCGGACGGCGACGTCGCCGCCGCGGTGGACGTGGCGGCCGGGCTCGTGCACGGTGGTGACTCGTGA
- a CDS encoding LolA family protein: MSTTLHRPAVRWSAPVAAVAVIAGGALWVGRPASADGGLPTLTAQQLLVAAQRSAAAGSVTGLSGTVRQRVDLGLPDLGSLAGSGAGGSSASGGLSPMTLLSGTRTWRVWVDGPTRQRVALVSQLGESDVVRDGRTVWTWDSAEKTATKVELPAPTGKPGAAANRTPTDLVPRTPQEAADQALAAAGRTTDVTTSGLATVAGRDAYELVLTPKDAATRVGQVRIALDGATKVPLRVEVFARGASTPAVDVGFTSVDLSTPAASTFAFTPPPGATVRTESVPQPSAPDAADRAKGEAAAQALAPHVVGDGWSSVLVASVGAATKAAGSGATSDPSGAQDPSAALGVLPKVSGSWGSGRLLDGALFSAVLTDDGRVAVGAVAPDRLYAALSAH; this comes from the coding sequence ATGAGCACCACCCTGCACCGCCCCGCCGTCCGCTGGTCCGCCCCCGTCGCCGCCGTCGCCGTCATCGCCGGTGGCGCGCTGTGGGTGGGTCGCCCCGCCTCGGCGGACGGTGGGCTGCCGACGCTCACGGCGCAGCAGCTGCTCGTGGCCGCGCAGCGGTCGGCGGCGGCGGGGTCGGTCACCGGTCTCTCCGGCACCGTGCGCCAGCGCGTCGACCTCGGGCTGCCCGACCTCGGCAGCCTGGCCGGGTCCGGCGCCGGCGGGTCCAGCGCCTCGGGGGGTCTGTCGCCCATGACGTTGCTCAGCGGGACCCGTACCTGGCGGGTCTGGGTCGACGGTCCGACGCGGCAGCGGGTCGCCCTCGTCAGTCAGCTGGGGGAGTCCGACGTCGTGCGCGACGGCCGGACCGTGTGGACCTGGGACAGCGCCGAGAAGACCGCCACCAAGGTCGAGCTGCCCGCCCCGACCGGCAAGCCGGGGGCTGCGGCGAACCGGACCCCCACGGACCTCGTGCCCCGCACACCCCAGGAGGCCGCCGACCAGGCGCTCGCCGCCGCGGGGAGGACCACCGACGTCACGACGAGCGGGCTGGCGACGGTCGCCGGGAGAGACGCCTACGAGCTCGTCCTCACCCCGAAGGACGCGGCCACCCGGGTCGGCCAGGTCCGCATCGCCCTCGACGGCGCCACCAAGGTCCCGCTGCGGGTCGAGGTCTTCGCCCGCGGCGCGTCGACCCCGGCCGTCGACGTCGGCTTCACCTCCGTCGACCTCAGCACCCCGGCCGCCTCGACCTTCGCGTTCACCCCGCCGCCCGGCGCGACGGTGCGGACCGAGTCCGTCCCCCAGCCGTCCGCGCCCGACGCGGCCGACAGGGCCAAGGGTGAGGCGGCCGCGCAGGCCCTCGCCCCGCACGTGGTCGGTGACGGCTGGTCCTCCGTCCTCGTCGCCTCCGTCGGCGCGGCCACGAAGGCCGCCGGCTCCGGCGCCACCTCCGACCCCTCGGGCGCCCAGGACCCGTCGGCGGCGCTCGGCGTCCTGCCCAAGGTGTCCGGGTCCTGGGGCTCGGGACGACTCCTCGACGGCGCGCTGTTCTCCGCCGTGCTCACCGACGACGGCCGGGTCGCCGTCGGTGCGGTCGCCCCCGACCGGCTGTACGCCGCCCTGTCGGCGCACTGA
- the iolD gene encoding 3D-(3,5/4)-trihydroxycyclohexane-1,2-dione acylhydrolase (decyclizing) produces MTEPASGVSSTVRLTVAQALVRFLAAQWSERDGERQKLFAGMLGIFGHGNVAGVGQALLENELEATGDDRLPYVLARNEQAMVHTAVGYARQRDRLQTWACTASVGPGSTNMLTGAALATVNRIPVLLLLSGTFATRVSAPVLQELEAPYAGDVTVNDAFRPLSRFFDRVSRPEQLPSALLAAMRVLTDPAETGAVTLALPQDVQAEAHDWPVELFAPRVWRIGRPQADPADLGDAVALLRSARRPMVVAGGGVHYAQAEDALRTFCEATGVPVGETQAGKGSLPHGHPQLLGAVGSTGTTAANAVAERADVVLGVGTRWSDFTTASRTAFQDPGVRFVNLNVARFDAGKQAGLPLVGDARDTLTALTAALDGWSVEASYRQEQQRLQADWDELVEGAYHPAAEVTDALADGLLTQGEVLGAVNELSDPRDVVLCAAGSMPGDLHKLWRVRDRKGYHVEYGFSCMGYEIPASIGIRLADPSRDVFAMVGDGGWLMMPTELVTAVQERIKVVVVLVQNHGFHSIGSLSQSLGSQRFGTRYRFRGEDGRLDGQFLPVDLAANARSLGATVIEVRSREELIQAIKAAKAAPEDGGPVVVHVETDPFVGAPDSASWWDVPVSEVASLDTTRTAHDEYLTHKARQRPYVAPHHEPLTSSATSRTTDGGRPA; encoded by the coding sequence ATGACCGAGCCTGCCTCCGGCGTGTCGAGCACCGTGCGGCTCACCGTCGCCCAGGCCCTCGTCCGCTTCCTCGCCGCCCAGTGGTCCGAGCGCGACGGGGAGCGGCAGAAGCTCTTCGCCGGGATGCTCGGCATCTTCGGCCACGGCAACGTCGCCGGTGTCGGCCAGGCCCTGCTCGAGAACGAGCTCGAGGCGACCGGGGACGACCGCCTGCCCTACGTCCTCGCCCGCAACGAGCAGGCCATGGTCCACACCGCCGTCGGCTACGCCCGCCAGCGCGACCGCCTGCAGACCTGGGCCTGCACGGCGTCGGTCGGCCCGGGCTCGACGAACATGCTCACCGGCGCGGCGCTGGCGACGGTCAACCGGATCCCCGTGCTGCTGCTGCTGTCCGGCACCTTCGCCACGCGGGTGAGCGCGCCCGTGCTCCAGGAGCTCGAGGCGCCGTACGCCGGCGACGTCACCGTCAACGACGCCTTCCGGCCGCTGTCGCGCTTCTTCGACCGGGTGAGCCGCCCGGAGCAGCTGCCGTCGGCGCTGCTCGCCGCCATGCGGGTGCTCACCGACCCGGCCGAGACCGGCGCCGTCACCCTCGCGCTCCCCCAGGACGTCCAGGCGGAGGCGCACGACTGGCCCGTCGAGCTCTTCGCGCCGCGGGTGTGGCGCATCGGTCGACCCCAGGCCGACCCGGCCGACCTCGGCGACGCCGTGGCGCTGCTGCGCTCCGCCCGGCGCCCGATGGTCGTCGCCGGCGGCGGTGTCCACTACGCGCAGGCCGAGGACGCGCTGCGCACCTTCTGCGAGGCGACCGGGGTCCCCGTCGGCGAGACCCAGGCCGGCAAGGGCAGCCTCCCGCACGGCCACCCGCAGCTGCTCGGCGCCGTCGGCTCGACCGGCACGACCGCGGCCAACGCGGTCGCCGAGCGCGCCGACGTCGTCCTCGGGGTCGGCACGCGGTGGAGCGACTTCACGACCGCGTCGCGCACCGCGTTCCAGGACCCGGGCGTACGCTTCGTCAACCTCAACGTCGCCCGGTTCGACGCCGGCAAGCAGGCCGGGCTCCCCCTCGTCGGCGACGCCCGCGACACCCTCACCGCGCTCACCGCCGCCCTCGACGGGTGGTCGGTCGAGGCGTCGTACCGGCAGGAGCAGCAACGGCTCCAGGCCGACTGGGACGAGCTCGTGGAGGGCGCCTACCACCCGGCGGCCGAGGTGACCGACGCCCTCGCCGACGGCCTGCTCACCCAGGGTGAGGTCCTCGGGGCGGTCAACGAGCTGAGCGACCCGCGCGACGTCGTCCTCTGCGCCGCCGGCTCGATGCCCGGGGACCTGCACAAGCTGTGGCGGGTGCGCGACCGCAAGGGCTACCACGTCGAGTACGGCTTCTCCTGCATGGGTTACGAGATCCCGGCGTCGATCGGCATCAGGCTCGCCGACCCGTCGCGCGACGTCTTCGCCATGGTCGGCGACGGCGGCTGGCTGATGATGCCGACCGAGCTCGTCACCGCCGTGCAGGAGCGCATCAAGGTCGTCGTCGTCCTCGTGCAGAACCACGGCTTCCACTCGATCGGCTCGCTCTCGCAGTCGCTCGGCTCGCAGCGCTTCGGCACGCGCTACCGCTTCCGCGGCGAGGACGGCCGGCTCGACGGCCAGTTCCTCCCGGTCGACCTCGCGGCCAACGCCCGCAGCCTCGGGGCCACGGTCATCGAGGTGCGTTCTCGGGAAGAGCTCATCCAGGCGATCAAGGCCGCGAAGGCCGCGCCCGAGGACGGCGGCCCGGTCGTCGTCCACGTCGAGACCGACCCCTTCGTCGGCGCGCCGGACAGCGCATCCTGGTGGGACGTGCCGGTCAGCGAGGTCGCCTCGCTGGACACGACCCGCACGGCCCACGACGAGTACCTGACGCACAAGGCGCGACAGCGCCCGTACGTCGCCCCGCACCACGAGCCCCTCACCAGCAGCGCCACCAGCCGCACCACCGACGGAGGACGACCGGCATGA
- a CDS encoding ABC transporter permease, which translates to MAERARPTARPRAALRLLGSELRLVAGRRRNQMGLLVLAAVPVVLAVAVKVTSGPSAGRGPDFLSSVTSNGLFVAFAALTLELPLFLPLAVAVLAGDAVAGEANLGTLRYLLTVPVSRTRLLVTKLAGLAIGAFWGVAVVAVVGAVVGIALFGTGPLTTLSGTQLSFAAALGRLVLVMLYLAACLTGLAAVGLFISTLTEQPIAATVATVIFSTLSLILDGIPQLAWLHPWLLVDRWLAFGDLLRDPVFTETVLQGLAVDAAYVVVFGLLAWARFAGKDVTS; encoded by the coding sequence GTGGCTGAGCGCGCGCGGCCCACCGCGCGCCCCCGCGCGGCCCTGCGGTTGCTGGGGTCCGAGCTGCGGCTCGTCGCCGGGCGTCGGCGCAACCAGATGGGGCTGCTCGTCCTCGCGGCCGTCCCCGTCGTCCTGGCCGTCGCGGTGAAGGTGACCTCAGGCCCGTCGGCCGGCCGCGGCCCGGACTTCCTGTCGTCCGTCACCTCGAACGGGCTCTTCGTCGCCTTCGCCGCGCTCACCCTCGAGCTGCCGCTCTTCCTGCCGCTGGCCGTCGCGGTCCTCGCCGGGGACGCGGTGGCCGGCGAGGCCAACCTCGGCACGCTGCGCTACCTGCTCACCGTCCCGGTCAGCCGCACGAGGCTGCTCGTCACGAAGCTGGCCGGGCTGGCCATCGGTGCGTTCTGGGGCGTGGCCGTCGTCGCCGTCGTCGGGGCGGTCGTCGGCATCGCGCTCTTCGGGACCGGGCCGCTCACCACCCTGTCGGGCACGCAGCTGTCCTTCGCCGCGGCGCTCGGGCGACTGGTCCTCGTCATGCTCTACCTCGCGGCCTGCCTGACCGGGCTGGCCGCGGTGGGGCTGTTCATCTCGACGCTCACCGAGCAGCCGATCGCGGCGACCGTGGCGACGGTGATCTTCTCGACGCTGTCGCTCATCCTCGACGGCATCCCCCAGCTGGCCTGGCTGCACCCGTGGCTGCTCGTCGACCGGTGGCTCGCGTTCGGGGACCTGCTGCGCGACCCGGTGTTCACCGAGACCGTCCTGCAGGGGTTGGCCGTCGACGCGGCGTACGTCGTCGTCTTCGGGCTGCTCGCCTGGGCGAGGTTCGCGGGCAAGGACGTCACGAGCTGA